The proteins below come from a single Chitinophaga pinensis DSM 2588 genomic window:
- a CDS encoding SDR family oxidoreductase gives MKTIFITGTSSGLGKAAVQLFHHHGWNVIATMRNAGKGDDFSELERVTVLPLDITDPEQIRSTVAAAIALGPVDVVLNNAAYGAMGPLEGFEDEDISKQVDTNLLGAIRITHAFIPHFREQKSGMFINITSIAGLVTFPFASLYHAVKWGLEAFSEGMTYELAPWGISVKTVAPGFIRTAFGANAKQTTAAPYETALEQYMKVVTGMMDPTKSGSTAEEIAAVVYEAVTDGKDQVHYTAGADSTSMYERRLEVGAEASRREMSTIFLG, from the coding sequence ATGAAAACAATATTCATTACAGGGACCTCCAGCGGTCTGGGAAAAGCAGCAGTACAGCTGTTTCATCATCATGGATGGAATGTAATTGCCACTATGCGTAACGCCGGAAAAGGTGACGATTTCAGCGAATTAGAAAGAGTGACAGTCCTTCCCCTGGATATCACTGATCCGGAGCAGATCAGATCAACGGTAGCGGCAGCTATTGCCCTTGGCCCGGTTGACGTTGTGCTGAACAATGCAGCTTATGGCGCTATGGGACCATTAGAAGGTTTTGAAGACGAAGACATCAGCAAACAGGTAGATACCAATCTGCTGGGAGCAATCAGAATTACACACGCATTCATTCCTCATTTCAGAGAGCAAAAAAGTGGTATGTTCATCAATATTACCTCTATTGCCGGTCTCGTCACATTCCCTTTTGCCAGTCTGTATCACGCCGTAAAATGGGGTCTGGAGGCATTCAGCGAAGGAATGACCTATGAACTGGCGCCCTGGGGTATCAGTGTTAAAACCGTTGCTCCCGGATTTATCCGCACAGCTTTTGGAGCCAATGCAAAGCAGACAACTGCAGCCCCTTATGAGACAGCGCTTGAGCAGTATATGAAAGTGGTGACAGGTATGATGGACCCCACTAAATCAGGCTCCACCGCAGAAGAAATAGCCGCTGTTGTATACGAAGCGGTAACAGACGGAAAAGACCAGGTACATTACACCGCAGGTGCTGACTCTACCAGCATGTACGAAAGACGCCTGGAAGTAGGCGCCGAAGCTTCCCGCAGGGAAATGTCCACAATATTCTTAGGCTGA
- a CDS encoding carboxypeptidase-like regulatory domain-containing protein, translating to MKQKDDVILSIPDRCTQPWHEMLPAGDGRFCLSCQRKVTDFTGMTDAELLASLKWNQGNGCGRFDATQLDRVLQAPQEPSRSVFPAILLSTMLTAILPGQLHGNYKVPAVTMAPSLQAGGDKRIQGCIMDDGGNALDQVSVRIKNHAGIGCITDVEGQFSFTLPAALFTTDSITLQISRLGYDAREVLLSADQFSNVQVSLKASMMALPEVVVPHYGWTTVTVVTGAYANVNACKNPRWHWWHKLTRVFRKNKNTY from the coding sequence ATGAAGCAGAAAGACGACGTTATACTCAGTATCCCTGATCGCTGTACGCAGCCCTGGCATGAAATGTTACCCGCCGGAGACGGCCGTTTTTGTCTGAGTTGTCAGAGGAAGGTGACTGACTTTACGGGAATGACTGATGCGGAATTATTAGCTTCTCTGAAGTGGAACCAGGGGAATGGCTGTGGTCGTTTTGATGCGACGCAGTTGGACAGGGTATTACAAGCTCCGCAGGAGCCATCCCGGTCAGTTTTTCCTGCTATTTTGTTAAGTACAATGCTGACGGCTATATTACCGGGGCAGTTGCATGGGAATTATAAAGTACCTGCTGTTACGATGGCGCCGTCTTTACAGGCGGGAGGGGACAAACGTATTCAGGGATGTATTATGGATGATGGAGGGAATGCTTTGGATCAGGTATCTGTGCGTATAAAAAATCATGCAGGTATCGGATGTATCACAGATGTAGAGGGCCAGTTTAGTTTCACGCTGCCGGCAGCGCTGTTTACTACGGATTCAATTACGCTTCAGATCAGCCGTCTTGGATATGATGCCCGGGAAGTGTTGCTTAGCGCGGACCAGTTTTCCAATGTACAGGTTAGTTTGAAGGCATCTATGATGGCACTGCCGGAAGTGGTCGTACCGCATTATGGATGGACTACAGTAACCGTTGTTACCGGCGCATACGCCAATGTGAATGCTTGTAAAAACCCCCGCTGGCATTGGTGGCATAAACTGACCCGCGTGTTCCGGAAAAACAAAAACACGTATTAA
- a CDS encoding carbon-nitrogen hydrolase family protein, producing MKVALASPPFPKSLQDGLFWLEKLVKEAAAASAAIICFPESYLPGYPGMGYAPEDRSRKSLLHALAKVCDIAAEHAITIIVPMDWYIDEQLVNLAFVVSAKGEVLGYQTKNQLDPTEDELWTAGTTRSIFDVNGVKFGITICHEGFRYPESVRWAAQQDAKIVFMPHFGGSETAGPELKEWGAKENPYYEKAVMLRAMENTIYTASSNYASPYTDAASTLVAPDGSCVAHEAYGRVGVVVAEIDPEKASGLLAKRFKNALYHS from the coding sequence ATGAAAGTCGCATTAGCATCACCTCCTTTCCCGAAGTCCTTACAGGATGGATTGTTCTGGCTTGAAAAGCTGGTAAAAGAAGCAGCTGCTGCAAGCGCTGCAATTATCTGTTTCCCGGAATCATATCTGCCAGGTTATCCCGGTATGGGATATGCACCGGAAGACCGCTCCCGGAAATCTTTATTGCACGCTTTGGCCAAGGTATGCGACATTGCGGCAGAACATGCGATTACGATCATTGTACCGATGGATTGGTATATAGACGAGCAACTGGTCAATCTTGCCTTTGTGGTTTCTGCAAAAGGAGAGGTATTAGGGTATCAGACGAAAAATCAGCTGGATCCTACGGAAGATGAGCTCTGGACAGCTGGTACTACCCGCAGTATTTTTGACGTGAACGGTGTGAAGTTTGGTATTACAATTTGTCATGAAGGATTCCGTTATCCTGAATCTGTCAGATGGGCTGCACAGCAGGATGCAAAGATTGTATTCATGCCTCATTTTGGTGGCAGTGAAACAGCCGGGCCGGAATTGAAAGAATGGGGAGCGAAGGAAAATCCTTATTACGAAAAGGCTGTAATGCTTCGGGCAATGGAAAATACAATTTATACAGCCAGTTCCAATTATGCCTCCCCTTATACGGATGCAGCATCCACATTAGTGGCTCCTGACGGCTCCTGTGTCGCACATGAAGCATATGGCCGAGTAGGTGTTGTTGTGGCTGAAATCGATCCGGAAAAGGCTAGCGGATTACTGGCAAAACGATTTAAAAATGCACTCTATCATTCCTGA
- a CDS encoding PhzF family phenazine biosynthesis protein, producing MTELNLYQVDAFTTDIFGGNPACVIPLERWLPDEQLLLLARENAVAETAFFIPQEEGFALRWFTPEIEMDLCGHATLASAHVIKTFLNYNKDSILFTSASGPLKVTFSGARYVLDFPSRKPVAATLPDVISRSLSKQPQEVLKARDYVLVYAHEQDIRDIEIDRQILDQINLDPGGVIVTAPGEHCDFVSRFFTPQASILEDPVTGSAHCSLIPYWSEKLGKKELNALQLSKRLGTLFCTDNGERVLIAGNARTYSAGKCWI from the coding sequence ATGACCGAATTAAACTTATACCAGGTAGACGCATTCACCACAGATATTTTCGGTGGTAATCCTGCCTGCGTTATTCCCCTGGAAAGATGGCTGCCGGATGAACAGTTGTTGCTGCTCGCACGGGAGAATGCTGTGGCTGAGACCGCATTTTTCATTCCGCAGGAAGAGGGTTTTGCCTTACGCTGGTTTACCCCGGAAATAGAAATGGATCTGTGTGGTCACGCTACCCTGGCATCAGCACATGTGATTAAAACTTTTCTTAATTATAACAAAGACAGTATACTGTTTACTTCTGCCAGCGGACCTTTAAAAGTGACTTTCAGCGGAGCGCGTTATGTACTGGATTTTCCTTCCAGGAAACCGGTAGCGGCGACATTGCCTGATGTGATTAGCCGTTCGCTGAGTAAGCAACCGCAGGAGGTATTAAAAGCGAGAGATTATGTACTGGTATATGCACATGAACAGGATATCCGGGATATAGAGATAGACCGGCAGATCCTGGATCAGATTAATCTTGATCCGGGAGGGGTTATTGTCACGGCACCAGGTGAGCATTGTGACTTTGTATCCCGCTTTTTTACCCCGCAGGCATCTATACTGGAAGATCCGGTGACAGGCTCTGCGCATTGTTCGCTGATTCCTTACTGGAGTGAAAAACTGGGTAAAAAGGAGCTGAATGCCCTGCAATTGTCTAAGCGTCTGGGTACGTTGTTCTGTACCGATAATGGAGAACGGGTGCTGATAGCAGGGAATGCCCGTACCTATTCGGCGGGTAAATGCTGGATATAG
- a CDS encoding helix-turn-helix domain-containing protein, producing MAATTDPSIPQIVYACVSHKTVDAELLVRQHVIEYILAGTSIAYFGNKSETFHAGDIRFAVRNRLSKFVKLPHEGEEYRSIAICIDKNTLMELSAPYERSIASSQHYDNVLPLRPNNFFKNYIDSLLPYLEHSNQLTGELLKTKVKEAVLIFMSANPELKRILFDFSEPGKIDLQAFMEEHYQYSGDLEHMAYLTGRSISTFKRDFEKIFHTTPGKWLIQKKLEAAHVLLKEKKMKPTDVYMEVGFNDYSHFFSAFKKLFGMAPSMVI from the coding sequence ATGGCCGCTACAACAGATCCAAGCATACCGCAGATTGTCTATGCCTGCGTTTCACATAAAACCGTTGACGCCGAGTTACTGGTCAGGCAACATGTGATCGAATATATCCTGGCCGGCACCTCAATCGCATATTTCGGCAATAAATCGGAGACCTTTCATGCCGGTGATATCCGCTTTGCGGTAAGAAACAGGTTGAGCAAATTTGTAAAGTTGCCACATGAAGGGGAAGAATACCGGTCAATCGCCATTTGTATTGACAAGAACACGCTCATGGAATTATCAGCACCCTATGAACGGAGTATTGCATCCAGTCAGCATTATGACAATGTGCTGCCGCTACGCCCTAACAACTTTTTTAAAAACTATATCGACTCATTACTCCCCTACCTGGAACATAGCAACCAGCTCACCGGAGAACTACTGAAAACAAAAGTAAAAGAAGCCGTACTCATATTCATGAGCGCCAATCCAGAATTGAAACGTATCCTTTTTGACTTCAGCGAACCGGGGAAAATAGATCTGCAGGCGTTTATGGAAGAACACTATCAGTACAGCGGAGACCTGGAACATATGGCATATCTGACAGGTCGTAGCATCTCTACATTTAAGCGTGATTTCGAAAAGATCTTTCACACTACTCCAGGCAAATGGTTAATACAGAAAAAGCTGGAAGCCGCACATGTTTTGCTGAAAGAAAAGAAAATGAAACCTACGGATGTTTACATGGAAGTGGGCTTTAACGACTATTCACATTTCTTTTCAGCCTTTAAAAAACTATTCGGCATGGCGCCGTCGATGGTTATATAA
- a CDS encoding AMP-dependent synthetase/ligase has product MIKQQQPRRLFDVIEHQLKNFPKTDMLVGKENNVWRKYSTQEVADLSLRFSAGLLQLGIGKGDATPEGCDKIAIISPNRPEWVITDLACQQAGAILAPLYPTLSEHEMEFILNDSGASILFISGEDMLEKIKPIRHKLTQLKEIYSFNKIAGARHWLEIPEMATQADMDRIPAIRESTKPDQLATIIYTSGTTGTPKGVMLTHDNIMSNVTACIPYLPVSLEARALSFLPLNHVFERMVTYVYLTAGVPIYYAESMDTIADNLREVKPSIFTTVPRLLEKVYEKIMAKGLELKGVKRALFFWSVELGKKYEINKSLGWWYNFQLSIANKLVFKKWREALGGNIDAIVVGSAPCQVRLLKIFTAAHIPILEGYGLTETSPVISVNRVDEKDRMFGTVGPLISNVEVRLAEDGEICCKGPNITPGYYKRPDLTKESIIDGWFHTGDIGVLVNNKFLKITDRKKELFKTSGGKFVAPQPIENKFKESPFIEQIMVVGENRKFTGALVVPSFPNLESWAAKKGIRTGSHEELLQNTDIQQLYKQVVEKYNQYFSHIEQIKKFELLPQEWTIANGELSPTLKVKRKVIAQRYEQQIEKIYN; this is encoded by the coding sequence ATGATCAAGCAGCAGCAGCCACGAAGATTATTTGATGTAATCGAACACCAGCTAAAGAATTTCCCAAAAACAGACATGCTGGTAGGAAAAGAAAACAATGTCTGGAGAAAATACAGCACACAGGAAGTAGCCGATCTATCATTGCGTTTCAGCGCCGGGCTGCTACAACTGGGAATAGGTAAAGGGGATGCAACTCCTGAAGGTTGTGATAAAATTGCGATCATCTCTCCTAATCGTCCGGAATGGGTGATCACCGACCTTGCCTGTCAGCAGGCAGGCGCCATTCTCGCGCCCCTCTATCCAACATTAAGTGAACACGAAATGGAGTTTATCCTGAACGACTCAGGGGCTTCCATCCTGTTCATCAGTGGAGAAGATATGCTTGAAAAGATCAAACCTATCCGGCATAAACTAACGCAGCTTAAAGAAATCTATTCATTCAATAAAATAGCAGGCGCCCGTCACTGGCTGGAGATTCCTGAGATGGCCACACAAGCTGATATGGATCGCATACCGGCTATCCGAGAATCAACAAAACCAGATCAGCTGGCCACTATCATCTATACATCCGGTACCACCGGTACGCCTAAAGGTGTAATGCTGACGCATGATAATATCATGAGTAACGTTACCGCCTGTATCCCTTATCTTCCGGTTAGTCTGGAAGCAAGGGCATTAAGCTTTCTACCGCTCAATCACGTATTTGAACGCATGGTTACTTATGTATACCTGACTGCAGGTGTGCCTATTTACTATGCGGAAAGCATGGATACCATCGCCGACAACCTGCGTGAGGTCAAGCCAAGCATCTTTACGACCGTTCCCCGTTTGCTGGAAAAGGTCTATGAAAAGATCATGGCAAAAGGACTTGAGCTGAAAGGAGTCAAACGTGCACTCTTCTTCTGGTCCGTTGAACTGGGCAAAAAATACGAGATAAATAAATCATTGGGCTGGTGGTATAATTTCCAGCTGTCTATTGCCAATAAACTTGTATTCAAAAAATGGCGGGAAGCACTGGGAGGTAATATCGACGCGATTGTAGTAGGATCTGCTCCCTGTCAGGTGCGCTTGTTAAAGATCTTCACCGCTGCACATATTCCTATCCTGGAAGGATACGGACTGACCGAAACTTCACCGGTGATAAGCGTAAACCGCGTTGATGAAAAAGACCGCATGTTCGGGACTGTTGGTCCGCTGATCAGTAATGTGGAAGTAAGACTCGCAGAAGACGGAGAAATCTGTTGTAAAGGACCGAACATCACGCCAGGTTATTACAAACGCCCTGATCTCACCAAAGAATCCATCATTGATGGCTGGTTCCATACCGGCGATATAGGTGTACTTGTGAACAATAAGTTCCTTAAGATCACCGATCGTAAAAAAGAACTCTTCAAAACTTCCGGGGGTAAATTCGTTGCGCCACAGCCAATCGAAAACAAGTTCAAGGAATCTCCTTTTATTGAACAGATCATGGTTGTAGGTGAAAACCGCAAATTTACCGGTGCACTCGTTGTACCTTCTTTCCCTAACCTGGAAAGCTGGGCAGCTAAAAAGGGCATCCGCACCGGCAGTCACGAAGAACTGTTACAAAACACTGATATCCAGCAACTTTACAAGCAGGTGGTGGAGAAATACAACCAGTATTTCAGCCACATCGAACAGATCAAGAAGTTCGAATTACTGCCACAGGAATGGACAATCGCCAACGGAGAACTCTCTCCTACCCTGAAAGTGAAACGAAAAGTGATTGCCCAACGATATGAACAACAAATTGAAAAAATTTATAATTAA
- a CDS encoding tetratricopeptide repeat protein, with amino-acid sequence MKAFNLFILYRLPLGILFLVGGVALGITIGWWEATIPLLIAVICIVTHFMFGPMRLVQEAVEAGDLDKAMGMMNKIAFPKLLYKPIRSVYYFMQSNMAMYNKDLDKAEATIRQSIASGSPMKEYEGMQYFQLGTIAYQKNDLKEADQNLKKAVRMGLPDKENTAAALLTLASICMSRRDFKTAKDYLRRAKAQKATTGQIVSQIKEMDKYLSRMPG; translated from the coding sequence ATGAAAGCATTTAATTTATTTATTCTATATCGTCTGCCATTAGGGATCCTTTTCCTGGTGGGTGGTGTTGCGCTGGGTATTACGATAGGATGGTGGGAAGCTACTATTCCTTTGCTGATAGCCGTAATATGCATTGTTACGCACTTTATGTTCGGACCAATGAGGCTGGTGCAGGAGGCTGTTGAAGCCGGAGATCTTGATAAGGCGATGGGAATGATGAATAAGATCGCTTTTCCTAAGCTGCTGTATAAACCTATCCGCTCCGTATACTACTTTATGCAGAGTAACATGGCGATGTACAATAAGGACCTGGACAAAGCGGAAGCTACCATCCGTCAGAGTATCGCGTCCGGCAGTCCGATGAAGGAATATGAAGGTATGCAGTACTTCCAGCTGGGTACCATCGCTTATCAGAAGAATGACCTGAAAGAAGCAGACCAGAACCTGAAAAAAGCAGTACGTATGGGACTGCCTGATAAGGAAAACACCGCTGCTGCATTGCTGACACTCGCATCTATCTGTATGAGCCGTCGTGACTTCAAAACTGCGAAAGATTACCTCCGCAGGGCAAAAGCACAGAAAGCTACTACTGGTCAAATAGTTAGTCAGATTAAAGAAATGGATAAGTACCTGTCCCGTATGCCAGGTTGA
- a CDS encoding MFS transporter has translation MEKTLQETAKAQAQQAASNTVFSILLALSFSHMINDTIQSLIPAIYPIVKDSLKLTFSQIGLITLTYQLTASLLQPLVGLYTDKRPQPYSLAIGMGFTLLGLISLSQAHHFYLVLISVALVGVGSSIFHPEASRLAYMASGGKHGMAQSLFQLGGNAGSSLGPLLAAMIIVPKGQGSISWFALAALLAIVVMLNIASWYRNNTHRIRSKSKGVDDVQHVQLSKGKVTFALSILLVLIFSKYFYMASMTSYYTFYLIDKFHISVQSAQVYLFIFLFAIAAGTFIGGPVGDRIGRKYVIWISILGVAPFSLLLPHANLLWTSVLSVFIGVILSSAFSAILVYAQELVPGKVGMIAGLFFGLAFGMGGIGSALLGKLADSTSIAYVFDVCAYLPLIGLLTGFLPNVDRSGKTK, from the coding sequence ATGGAAAAGACTTTACAGGAAACAGCCAAAGCACAGGCACAGCAGGCAGCCAGCAATACCGTATTTTCTATACTGCTGGCACTGAGTTTTTCTCACATGATCAATGACACGATACAGTCGCTGATCCCTGCAATCTACCCTATTGTAAAAGACTCATTAAAACTCACTTTCAGTCAGATCGGGCTGATCACACTGACCTATCAGCTGACGGCATCATTGCTGCAACCACTGGTGGGTCTTTACACGGATAAGCGCCCTCAACCCTATTCCCTGGCAATCGGAATGGGCTTCACCCTGCTCGGGCTTATCAGTCTGTCGCAGGCGCACCATTTCTACCTTGTACTGATATCTGTGGCACTTGTAGGTGTAGGCTCTTCAATCTTTCACCCGGAGGCATCCAGACTTGCCTATATGGCTTCAGGTGGTAAACATGGTATGGCACAGTCGCTCTTCCAGCTGGGCGGTAATGCAGGTAGTTCCCTGGGCCCTCTACTGGCAGCGATGATCATTGTACCAAAAGGCCAGGGCAGCATCAGCTGGTTTGCACTGGCGGCTTTACTGGCAATTGTAGTCATGCTGAATATTGCCTCCTGGTACAGGAATAACACACATCGCATTCGCAGTAAATCAAAAGGTGTCGACGATGTACAACATGTACAGTTGTCAAAAGGGAAAGTGACATTTGCCTTGAGCATATTGCTGGTCCTGATCTTTTCCAAGTACTTCTACATGGCCAGCATGACCAGTTATTACACCTTTTATCTCATTGATAAGTTCCATATCTCTGTACAGAGTGCACAGGTCTACCTTTTCATCTTCCTGTTTGCGATTGCTGCAGGCACCTTTATCGGCGGCCCTGTAGGCGACCGTATCGGGAGAAAATATGTAATCTGGATTTCTATTCTTGGCGTAGCGCCTTTCTCATTGTTATTGCCACATGCCAATCTGCTCTGGACATCTGTGCTCAGTGTTTTCATTGGTGTGATATTGTCTTCCGCATTTTCTGCGATACTCGTATATGCGCAGGAACTGGTGCCAGGTAAAGTAGGCATGATCGCCGGACTATTCTTCGGACTGGCATTCGGCATGGGAGGGATCGGATCTGCCTTACTGGGTAAACTGGCCGACAGCACCAGTATCGCTTATGTATTCGACGTATGTGCCTATCTGCCGCTGATAGGATTGCTCACAGGTTTCCTCCCCAACGTAGATCGTTCAGGTAAAACAAAATAA
- a CDS encoding ester cyclase has protein sequence MKFLVILSAVIVMPLLSAAQTLKQTELIMNNKAVVSKMYEAVLNKRDISNVSRFVSDAYPGTFGQQLQPLLAAFPDAQWVIKDMVAEGNKVVVFQEFQGTHKGTYQRIPATGKYVTGPGIVKYEMKDGKIISSAVLTDRLGFLEALGVMIPTDNSGNPAINNK, from the coding sequence ATGAAATTTTTAGTAATCCTGTCGGCTGTAATAGTAATGCCTTTATTATCAGCAGCACAGACATTAAAACAAACGGAGCTTATCATGAATAACAAAGCAGTAGTCAGTAAAATGTATGAAGCCGTCCTTAATAAAAGGGATATCTCCAATGTATCTCGGTTCGTTTCAGATGCCTATCCGGGTACATTCGGACAGCAATTACAACCATTGTTAGCGGCCTTTCCGGACGCGCAATGGGTAATTAAAGATATGGTGGCCGAAGGTAATAAAGTGGTTGTATTCCAGGAATTTCAGGGTACGCACAAAGGAACCTATCAACGCATTCCGGCTACAGGGAAATATGTGACAGGGCCGGGTATCGTAAAATACGAAATGAAAGACGGAAAGATTATCAGTAGCGCTGTATTAACGGATCGGCTGGGCTTTCTGGAGGCATTAGGTGTAATGATCCCTACCGATAATAGCGGCAATCCTGCCATTAACAACAAATAA
- a CDS encoding FadR/GntR family transcriptional regulator — translation MIRKNSLADEVAQRLQEQISLGTYKPGEKLPTEPALMQTFGVGRSSIREAVRILSNSGVLRVQQGLGTFVEASTGIEEPLPQRLKRATADDLDEVRLLLEMKIAQKAALNRTAEDLEKMESWLRQRKEAAAIDDTAASIEADINFHISIAEASNNSILTDLYKTVAHHLKNHFLAQFKNAETFRETQQLHKNLLNSISVQDPQKAWHWAQRIAQHNNEEPTK, via the coding sequence ATGATCAGAAAAAACAGTCTGGCCGACGAAGTAGCCCAGCGCTTACAGGAACAGATCTCACTTGGCACTTATAAACCTGGCGAAAAATTGCCCACTGAACCTGCACTGATGCAGACCTTTGGTGTAGGTCGTTCCTCCATCCGGGAAGCGGTACGCATCCTGTCCAACAGCGGTGTTCTCCGCGTACAGCAGGGACTGGGCACCTTTGTGGAAGCCAGCACTGGTATCGAAGAACCACTGCCCCAGCGTTTAAAAAGAGCTACTGCCGACGACCTCGACGAAGTACGTCTGCTCCTGGAAATGAAAATTGCCCAGAAAGCAGCACTGAACAGAACAGCTGAAGACCTGGAAAAAATGGAATCCTGGTTACGTCAACGGAAAGAAGCAGCCGCTATCGATGATACAGCGGCCTCCATAGAGGCGGATATCAATTTCCATATTTCCATTGCGGAAGCCTCTAATAACAGCATTCTGACTGATCTGTATAAAACAGTCGCACATCACCTGAAAAATCACTTTCTCGCACAATTCAAAAATGCGGAGACCTTCAGAGAAACCCAGCAGCTGCATAAAAATCTGCTGAACAGCATCAGTGTTCAAGACCCGCAAAAGGCATGGCACTGGGCACAACGCATTGCACAACATAACAACGAAGAGCCAACAAAGTAA
- a CDS encoding MarC family protein yields the protein MFSFDQILAITFTLFAVIDIVGSIPVLISLKEKLGHIDSGKATIASGFLMVLFLLVGEPFLNLLSVDVHSFAVAGSIVIFVIGLEMILGVEFFKSEKDTKTGSLIPIAFPLIAGSGTLTTIMSLKANYEETNILAGILLNLVIIYVVLRSLSWIERMLGKAGLMVVRKFFGVILLAIAVKIFKTNLNM from the coding sequence ATGTTCAGTTTTGACCAGATTCTGGCTATTACGTTCACGCTCTTTGCGGTAATTGATATTGTTGGTTCTATCCCGGTGCTGATTTCACTGAAAGAGAAGCTTGGCCATATTGATTCCGGAAAGGCGACTATCGCATCCGGTTTCCTGATGGTGCTTTTCCTGCTGGTAGGAGAACCTTTTCTTAATTTGTTGAGCGTTGATGTGCACTCCTTTGCGGTCGCAGGCTCGATTGTGATCTTTGTAATCGGATTAGAAATGATCCTGGGTGTTGAATTCTTCAAAAGTGAAAAGGATACGAAAACGGGTAGTCTAATCCCGATCGCATTCCCCCTGATTGCGGGTTCGGGTACACTGACAACCATTATGTCATTGAAAGCCAACTATGAAGAAACAAATATCCTCGCGGGTATTTTGCTCAACCTGGTGATCATTTACGTAGTGCTTCGTTCCCTGAGCTGGATCGAACGTATGCTGGGTAAAGCAGGATTGATGGTGGTACGTAAATTCTTTGGCGTAATCCTTCTGGCGATTGCTGTAAAAATCTTCAAGACGAATCTCAATATGTGA
- a CDS encoding 2TM domain-containing protein: METTTQRDERLWKIAKSRAAFRNSLLIYLIMNAFFWVLWFVTQGPGHHGTPWPVWPALGWGLGLAFQYFNAWHRDPFGDAVKEYEKLQEEKQRRGV, encoded by the coding sequence ATGGAAACAACGACGCAACGTGATGAACGACTCTGGAAGATTGCTAAATCAAGAGCAGCTTTCAGAAACTCCCTGCTCATTTATCTGATTATGAATGCCTTTTTCTGGGTGCTCTGGTTTGTTACACAAGGACCAGGACACCACGGCACACCATGGCCTGTATGGCCGGCACTGGGCTGGGGACTTGGACTGGCATTCCAGTATTTTAATGCATGGCATCGCGACCCGTTTGGTGATGCTGTGAAAGAATATGAAAAACTGCAGGAAGAAAAGCAGCGCAGAGGCGTATAA